Proteins from a single region of Crassaminicella profunda:
- a CDS encoding efflux RND transporter permease subunit: MIDFEKNKDQIPELEEGKNILGKWASFFIHRYRIVYLIIAAIFVWGIGEFISLPRELSPEIVLPYGQVLTTYVGAAPEEIEKLITDKIEKKMDELENVKKITSTSGYGYSSVFVEFEHGTDMDDAQQKMKDKISSIQSELPKDAEDPDVISLETNNSPIMIINVSGDYDFVTLKNLTEKIQDEIEKMKEISDVLLIGGLEREIKIIVDPQKLSAYNISLDEIKRAIDASNVNFPGGNVELEDKNYNIRTVGEFKDVKEIENIAITYIGSSPLLLKDLAQVEDGYKDAESYSRMSYGLKSDHPSVKKAVALSIKKKETADIIKTSEKIHDLIQNGKGSLYPEDLQVEISGDTAEFVEDSLGTVVNNAKGGLLLVIIVLFLFIGLGESLVVSLVIPLSILITFGFMGIAGMTFNTMSLFSLVLAVGMLVDNGIVIMENIDRLRFKGLPAKLAAEVGTNQIAPAIAASTLTTLAAFFPILLTPGIMGSFIKTIPKTVMFALSASFIVAITITPALCGIVLKKHRSEEKIKKHPAMEKILKISSIVLVFALSMYAFKEEGTNGFGILSILLAMIFSIGMGIKHFGKKKESKESLIIKTYGAFLYHILGSKWKRLMVIGITIISLVLSILLIPLGILKVEMFSQEDYERLYINIETPKGTNLDTTSAIAQEVEQRLFQFPEIETFVSNVGITGADSFDNMGVGSGGTPNMARIIIDLSDKEERERSSMTLAKIMRNRIKDIPGAKITVEELKDGPPTGSPISIRIVGENLEELKRIAGDFEEILKKINGTIDVKNSIEEGAPEIQVKVNKERAVYFGLNDQMIAMSVRNAVHGVKGTIFRSNQDEIDVMIRTSKDQLNAIEDLEKIYFYSKFNQPIPFSQVAKLVETKSISSIGHEDLKRRVNVSSNLKAGMIPMEVTKEFKEAIKKYSLPEGVRIEYGGEEESTKESFTDMFKNMIIAAILVFIILAVQFNSLSQPFIILFAVPMALIGVMPGLVITGNHFGFLAFLGVVALVGIAVNDAIVLVDYINYLRKNGYELKEAVKETGMTRFVPVMATTITTIGGILPMTLKQSFYGQMGYALIFGLGMATILTLIVVPVLYSLLEEYKSKRKLKKTILCKE; the protein is encoded by the coding sequence ATGATAGATTTTGAAAAAAATAAAGATCAAATACCTGAGTTAGAAGAAGGAAAAAATATTTTAGGGAAATGGGCATCTTTTTTTATTCATCGATATAGGATTGTATATTTGATTATTGCTGCTATATTCGTATGGGGAATAGGAGAATTTATTTCATTACCGAGAGAGCTTTCTCCTGAAATTGTTCTTCCTTATGGTCAAGTTCTAACTACTTATGTAGGGGCAGCACCTGAAGAGATAGAAAAATTGATTACGGATAAAATAGAAAAAAAGATGGATGAATTGGAAAATGTAAAAAAAATCACCTCTACCTCAGGATATGGATATTCTTCTGTATTTGTTGAGTTTGAGCATGGAACAGATATGGATGATGCGCAGCAGAAAATGAAAGATAAGATTTCATCCATACAATCAGAATTACCAAAGGATGCAGAAGATCCAGATGTTATAAGTTTAGAGACGAATAACTCACCTATTATGATTATTAATGTAAGTGGAGATTATGATTTTGTTACCCTAAAGAACCTAACAGAAAAAATACAGGATGAAATAGAAAAAATGAAGGAGATTTCAGATGTACTTCTGATAGGAGGCCTTGAAAGGGAAATCAAAATTATTGTAGACCCACAAAAGCTTTCTGCTTATAATATTTCCTTAGATGAAATTAAAAGGGCTATAGATGCATCGAATGTAAATTTTCCAGGAGGAAATGTTGAATTAGAGGATAAAAATTACAATATACGTACGGTAGGAGAGTTTAAAGATGTAAAAGAGATTGAAAATATAGCCATTACTTATATAGGAAGTAGCCCACTACTTCTTAAAGATCTAGCACAAGTAGAAGATGGATACAAAGATGCAGAATCTTATTCAAGAATGTCCTATGGACTAAAAAGTGATCATCCTTCTGTTAAAAAAGCAGTTGCTTTATCTATAAAGAAAAAGGAAACAGCAGATATTATTAAGACAAGTGAAAAAATACATGATCTTATTCAAAATGGAAAGGGAAGTTTGTATCCTGAGGATTTACAAGTAGAAATAAGTGGAGATACGGCTGAATTTGTAGAAGATTCCCTAGGAACTGTTGTGAATAATGCAAAGGGAGGATTGCTCCTTGTAATCATTGTATTGTTCTTATTTATAGGTTTAGGAGAATCCTTAGTAGTATCCCTTGTGATTCCTTTATCTATACTGATTACTTTTGGATTTATGGGAATTGCAGGAATGACCTTTAATACTATGTCTTTATTTTCATTAGTTCTTGCAGTAGGAATGCTTGTAGATAACGGTATTGTTATTATGGAGAATATAGATCGCCTTCGATTTAAAGGTTTACCGGCAAAACTTGCTGCAGAAGTGGGGACCAATCAGATTGCACCAGCTATTGCAGCATCAACCCTTACAACCCTTGCAGCATTTTTTCCAATACTCCTAACCCCTGGGATTATGGGTTCATTTATAAAAACCATTCCAAAGACGGTTATGTTTGCTCTTAGTGCCTCCTTTATAGTAGCCATTACCATTACACCAGCATTGTGTGGAATTGTACTAAAAAAACATAGAAGTGAAGAAAAAATAAAAAAGCATCCAGCAATGGAAAAAATATTAAAAATTTCTTCTATCGTGCTAGTATTTGCTTTATCTATGTATGCTTTTAAAGAGGAAGGAACAAATGGATTTGGGATCCTTTCTATCCTATTAGCCATGATTTTTTCTATAGGTATGGGAATCAAACACTTTGGGAAGAAAAAAGAAAGCAAAGAGAGTTTGATTATAAAGACTTATGGAGCGTTTTTATACCATATTCTAGGAAGCAAATGGAAAAGACTAATGGTTATAGGGATTACTATTATTAGTTTGGTTTTAAGTATTTTATTGATTCCACTAGGGATCTTGAAGGTAGAAATGTTTTCTCAAGAAGATTATGAACGTTTATATATAAATATTGAAACACCAAAGGGAACAAATTTAGATACGACCTCAGCAATCGCCCAAGAGGTAGAACAAAGATTATTCCAGTTTCCTGAGATTGAAACCTTTGTTTCAAATGTAGGGATTACAGGGGCAGATAGTTTTGATAATATGGGTGTTGGATCTGGTGGTACACCTAATATGGCTAGAATTATTATTGATTTATCGGATAAGGAAGAAAGAGAACGATCCAGTATGACTTTAGCAAAAATTATGAGGAATAGGATAAAAGATATTCCAGGGGCAAAAATCACTGTAGAAGAATTAAAGGATGGACCTCCAACGGGTAGCCCTATATCTATTCGGATTGTAGGAGAAAACCTAGAAGAGCTAAAAAGAATTGCAGGTGATTTTGAAGAAATTCTTAAAAAAATTAATGGAACAATTGATGTGAAAAATAGCATAGAGGAAGGAGCACCTGAAATACAGGTTAAAGTCAATAAGGAAAGAGCTGTATATTTTGGACTCAATGATCAAATGATTGCTATGAGTGTTAGAAACGCTGTACATGGTGTGAAAGGGACTATTTTTAGAAGTAATCAAGATGAAATAGATGTGATGATTCGAACAAGTAAGGATCAATTAAATGCTATAGAAGATTTAGAAAAAATATATTTCTATTCAAAATTTAATCAGCCTATTCCATTTTCACAGGTAGCCAAATTAGTTGAAACAAAAAGTATATCTTCCATAGGTCATGAAGATTTAAAAAGACGTGTCAATGTTTCATCTAATTTAAAGGCAGGAATGATTCCTATGGAGGTAACCAAGGAATTCAAAGAAGCTATCAAAAAATATTCCTTACCAGAGGGTGTAAGGATTGAATATGGTGGAGAAGAAGAGAGTACAAAGGAATCTTTTACAGACATGTTTAAAAATATGATTATTGCTGCCATATTGGTATTTATTATATTGGCAGTACAGTTTAATTCACTGTCTCAGCCCTTTATTATATTATTTGCAGTGCCAATGGCACTTATTGGGGTTATGCCAGGACTTGTGATTACAGGAAATCATTTTGGATTTTTAGCATTTTTAGGGGTAGTTGCCCTTGTAGGGATTGCTGTAAATGATGCTATTGTATTAGTGGATTATATCAATTATCTAAGAAAAAATGGTTATGAATTAAAAGAAGCTGTAAAGGAAACAGGTATGACTAGATTTGTTCCAGTAATGGCAACAACCATTACTACTATTGGAGGAATTTTGCCAATGACTCTAAAGCAGTCCTTCTATGGGCAAATGGGATATGCACTAATCTTTGGGCTTGGTATGGCTACCATACTTACATTGATCGTTGTCCCAGTATTATATTCGCTCCTTGAAGAGTATAAAAGTAAACGAAAATTGAAGAAAACAATCCTGTGTAAGGAATAG
- a CDS encoding DUF134 domain-containing protein — MPRPTKPRKIAFMPENRYFIPVGKMRCHIQEIQLKLEEVEAMRLKDIEKLSQEECAEKMHVSRQTFQLIIDEARRKVAQALTEGRAISIEGGNYTLNICKYECKNCGHEFKEAYEKEIHVCPKCDSSEVVCVDQGRFCMKGCRKPWCKGKEMNK, encoded by the coding sequence TTGCCGAGGCCAACGAAACCGAGAAAGATTGCTTTTATGCCTGAAAATAGATATTTTATACCTGTTGGAAAGATGCGTTGTCATATTCAGGAGATTCAGTTAAAGCTTGAAGAAGTGGAAGCTATGCGGCTAAAGGATATTGAAAAACTTTCACAAGAAGAATGTGCGGAAAAAATGCATGTTTCAAGACAAACCTTTCAATTGATTATTGATGAAGCCAGGAGAAAGGTTGCCCAGGCTCTTACAGAAGGAAGAGCTATCAGTATTGAAGGTGGAAATTATACTTTGAATATTTGTAAATATGAATGTAAAAACTGTGGACATGAATTTAAAGAAGCTTATGAGAAGGAAATACATGTTTGTCCTAAATGTGATTCTAGTGAGGTTGTATGTGTTGATCAAGGAAGATTCTGTATGAAAGGTTGCAGAAAACCTTGGTGCAAAGGAAAAGAGATGAATAAATAA
- a CDS encoding efflux RND transporter periplasmic adaptor subunit, with amino-acid sequence MKKLWMIFFIISFSSILFIGCGKNIEEVNTEKVEKNTEEIIYVKTEQVGVMDFSSVLSLPGTLKPKDEAIVTGKVNGVVENIYADLGSNVKKEGLLCKIDDTVYGLQYEKEKKGLNSEKLQFENLEKNYERNKALYENKVISQSDFENIEKEYGMAKEHLEITKKNVALAKKNLEDTHIKAPISGIISEKNILKGQNIGPGDQLFKIVNVNQMYATIGVAPKDIFYVKKGQEARIKLDVSQNIFKGKVANIGPEPDGQTKTYPVKILLDNPENKLKSGMFAAVEIIIDTHTSTLAVPKKAVIKENEKSYIFIQKDEKAVKKEVKIGFEKDDYYEIIEAINKGEKVIVVGNEKLEDGSIVKVK; translated from the coding sequence TTGAAAAAATTATGGATGATATTCTTTATAATATCTTTTAGTAGTATTCTCTTTATTGGATGTGGAAAGAATATAGAAGAAGTAAATACAGAAAAGGTAGAGAAGAATACAGAAGAAATTATTTATGTAAAAACAGAACAGGTAGGGGTAATGGATTTTTCAAGTGTATTGTCTTTACCAGGAACCTTAAAGCCAAAGGACGAAGCCATCGTTACAGGAAAAGTAAATGGGGTTGTAGAAAATATTTATGCAGATTTGGGAAGTAATGTAAAAAAAGAAGGATTGCTTTGTAAAATAGATGATACAGTGTATGGCTTGCAGTATGAAAAAGAAAAAAAGGGACTTAATAGTGAAAAATTACAGTTTGAAAATCTTGAAAAAAATTATGAAAGAAATAAGGCCCTTTATGAAAATAAGGTCATATCTCAATCAGATTTTGAAAATATAGAAAAAGAATATGGTATGGCAAAGGAGCATTTAGAGATTACAAAAAAAAATGTAGCTTTAGCAAAGAAGAATCTGGAGGATACTCATATAAAAGCCCCTATATCAGGGATTATTAGTGAAAAAAATATTTTAAAAGGGCAAAATATAGGTCCTGGAGATCAGCTTTTTAAGATTGTAAATGTAAATCAGATGTATGCTACTATAGGTGTAGCCCCAAAAGATATTTTCTATGTGAAAAAAGGTCAAGAGGCTAGAATTAAACTAGATGTTTCCCAAAATATTTTTAAAGGTAAAGTTGCAAATATTGGACCAGAACCAGATGGGCAAACAAAAACGTATCCAGTGAAAATTTTATTAGATAATCCTGAAAATAAGCTAAAATCAGGTATGTTTGCAGCTGTAGAAATTATAATAGACACACATACAAGTACATTAGCAGTGCCTAAAAAAGCAGTGATCAAAGAGAATGAGAAAAGTTATATTTTTATACAGAAAGATGAAAAAGCAGTTAAAAAAGAAGTAAAGATTGGTTTTGAAAAAGATGATTATTATGAAATAATAGAGGCAATAAATAAAGGTGAAAAAGTTATTGTTGTTGGAAATGAAAAATTAGAAGATGGAAGTATTGTTAAGGTGAAATAA
- a CDS encoding alpha/beta hydrolase has protein sequence MNYIHKYAEPFFYEGNDEGCLLIHGFTGTPSHMRLLGNALKGEGYTVKGILLKGHGTCVEDMKNCNWKDWMKDAMEGYEELRKKCSKVYVMGLSMGGVLSLLLAEKYPVEKVISIAAPVRIYDRLAKFSFIAKYFMPYKRWKSSPVQQEEESTYKIAYDALPVGTVPSLLKLMKKAEKNLLKITCPTLIIQSHMDQTVKPISAKIIHDKIASKEKEILWLERSKHVCTLGPEREYMHKKIITFLKN, from the coding sequence ATGAATTATATACATAAGTATGCAGAGCCATTTTTTTATGAAGGAAATGATGAAGGATGTTTGTTAATTCATGGATTTACAGGAACACCTAGTCATATGCGTTTGTTAGGAAATGCATTAAAAGGAGAAGGGTATACAGTAAAGGGGATTTTGTTAAAGGGCCATGGTACTTGTGTAGAAGATATGAAAAATTGTAATTGGAAGGATTGGATGAAGGATGCAATGGAAGGATATGAAGAGCTTCGAAAAAAATGCAGCAAAGTATATGTTATGGGATTATCTATGGGTGGTGTATTATCCTTGCTATTAGCAGAGAAGTATCCAGTAGAAAAAGTAATCTCTATTGCAGCCCCTGTTCGTATATATGATCGATTGGCAAAATTCTCTTTCATTGCAAAATATTTTATGCCTTATAAAAGGTGGAAATCATCCCCTGTACAACAAGAAGAAGAATCAACCTATAAAATTGCCTATGATGCTCTTCCAGTAGGGACTGTTCCAAGTCTTTTAAAATTAATGAAAAAAGCAGAGAAAAATTTATTAAAAATCACCTGCCCCACATTGATTATTCAATCCCATATGGACCAAACAGTAAAGCCAATAAGTGCTAAAATCATTCATGATAAAATTGCTTCAAAAGAAAAAGAAATTCTTTGGCTAGAGAGGTCAAAGCATGTTTGTACTTTAGGACCTGAAAGAGAATATATGCATAAGAAAATTATTACATTTTTAAAAAATTGA
- the recX gene encoding recombination regulator RecX, with amino-acid sequence MPKITKIEQQKNENRVSLYVDDEFFMGINKEIVYTLMLKIGQEVEKERLEHIITEEMYLKAKSKALKLLHFSSRTEKEMRERLKKNEYSEETIERVIAFLKEYNFINDSELTKHMVRNKSIGKKYGKKRIKQDLYRKGIDMNLIENTIEEEIDEEKEYENALSLAQKKMKTIKDTDQRKIYEKLGRYLAYRGYEYDLIRKVINRCLK; translated from the coding sequence ATGCCTAAGATTACAAAGATAGAGCAGCAAAAAAATGAGAATAGGGTAAGTTTATATGTAGACGATGAATTTTTTATGGGAATAAATAAGGAAATTGTTTATACATTAATGTTAAAGATAGGGCAAGAGGTTGAAAAAGAAAGGCTTGAACATATTATCACAGAAGAAATGTATTTAAAAGCGAAAAGTAAAGCTTTAAAATTATTACATTTTTCTTCTCGAACAGAAAAAGAAATGAGAGAAAGACTCAAAAAAAATGAATACAGTGAGGAAACCATTGAAAGAGTGATAGCATTCTTAAAAGAATATAATTTTATTAATGATTCAGAACTCACAAAACATATGGTAAGAAATAAATCTATAGGAAAAAAGTATGGAAAAAAGAGAATCAAGCAGGATTTATATAGAAAAGGTATTGATATGAATCTCATAGAAAATACTATAGAAGAAGAAATAGATGAAGAAAAAGAATATGAAAATGCATTGAGCTTAGCACAAAAAAAGATGAAAACCATAAAAGATACGGACCAAAGAAAAATATATGAAAAGTTGGGAAGATATTTAGCTTATAGGGGATATGAATATGATTTGATTCGGAAAGTAATCAATCGTTGTTTAAAATAA